The following proteins are encoded in a genomic region of Neisseria perflava:
- a CDS encoding PilZ domain-containing protein, giving the protein MMNKKDIPAKMLALQLKDPNLLYNCYMPFLEHGGLFVPTDDVFSLGEDILLAVEIADYPKRFLPTKVVWINPARTSAHRPKGVGLAFSEHESCLQAKNLIEAELGPRLRSDRTTFTL; this is encoded by the coding sequence ATGATGAATAAAAAAGACATTCCGGCGAAGATGTTGGCTTTGCAACTCAAAGACCCCAATCTGTTGTACAACTGCTATATGCCGTTTTTAGAACACGGCGGCCTGTTCGTACCGACCGATGACGTATTCTCCCTAGGCGAAGACATCCTCTTGGCCGTAGAAATCGCCGACTATCCCAAACGTTTCCTGCCAACCAAAGTCGTTTGGATCAATCCGGCGCGCACTTCGGCTCACCGCCCTAAAGGCGTAGGTCTTGCATTCTCCGAACACGAAAGCTGCCTGCAGGCAAAAAACCTGATCGAAGCCGAGCTTGGCCCGCGCCTGCGCAGCGACCGCACTACTTTTACCCTGTAA
- a CDS encoding TatD family hydrolase gives MYLIDSHCHLNFDGLKDRLPEVFANMEAQSVKQALAISVSKQSFAEVFDIAQANDHIYCTIGIHPDSQEAEEFTIAEMVEAAKHPKIVGIGETGLDYYWCKGDLSWQHQRFADHIQAANESGLPVIVHTRDAAEDTLRILKECHTNSGVIHCFSEDIAFAKAALDLGLYISFSGIVTFKNAPLIQEAAKFVPADRILVETDAPFLAPVPKRGKQNEPSYVRYTAEFLANLRGESLETLAQNTSDNFYRLFKKVPDGRLNNG, from the coding sequence ATGTATTTAATCGACTCACATTGCCATCTCAACTTTGACGGCTTAAAAGACCGCCTACCCGAAGTCTTTGCCAATATGGAAGCGCAAAGCGTCAAACAGGCGCTTGCCATCAGCGTCAGCAAACAAAGTTTTGCCGAAGTCTTCGACATTGCTCAGGCAAATGACCATATCTACTGCACCATCGGCATACATCCCGACAGCCAAGAAGCGGAAGAATTTACCATTGCCGAAATGGTAGAAGCGGCCAAACATCCGAAAATCGTCGGTATTGGCGAAACCGGTTTGGACTATTACTGGTGCAAAGGCGATTTGTCATGGCAACATCAACGCTTTGCCGACCATATCCAAGCCGCCAACGAAAGCGGCCTGCCCGTTATCGTCCACACGCGAGATGCGGCCGAAGACACGTTGCGGATTTTGAAAGAATGCCACACTAATTCCGGCGTGATTCATTGCTTCTCTGAAGACATCGCTTTTGCCAAAGCCGCTTTGGATTTAGGGTTATACATCTCCTTCTCCGGCATTGTGACGTTTAAAAACGCACCGCTGATACAGGAAGCCGCCAAATTCGTCCCTGCCGATAGAATCTTAGTAGAAACCGATGCGCCCTTCCTCGCGCCGGTTCCCAAACGCGGCAAACAAAACGAGCCTTCCTACGTCCGCTATACGGCTGAGTTCTTAGCCAATCTGCGCGGCGAGAGCTTGGAAACATTGGCACAAAACACCAGCGACAATTTCTATCGCCTGTTTAAGAAAGTACCCGATGGCCGTCTGAACAATGGCTAG
- a CDS encoding fatty acid--CoA ligase, with product MDTNSEMHTHPNFYAMLTAACQKNGKGTVIFNDKEKISYSSLKREVETVAAYLQHQGVQYGDRVALVVSNSPEFIAAYFAITSIGAVAVPLNVFLKSEEFSYILNDCGARFMFASAPLAKELKNIKAKTKVNKIIWIGETNAASGDDSYFDAARTFPGKPNLSRQPSVNDLAHIIYTSGTTGHPKGALISYSNLFSNLSGIEQIFQISQKDRFVVFLPMFHSFTLTAMVLLPISQACSIILVKSVFPFSNVLKQVLLKRATIFLGVPAIYTAMSKAKIPWYFRWFNRVRLFISGGAPLAGQTIDDFKAKFPRAKLLEGYGLSECSPVVAVNTPERQKTASVGVALPGLTVKAVDDELIEVPRGEVGELIIKGGSVMQGYLNMPDATDETIVNGWLKTGDFVTIDEDGFIFIVDRKKDLIISKGQNVYPREIEEAIYKLEAVEAAAVIGVKDQYADEEIIAFIQLKEGMKLEEAEVRSHLRGLLANFKIPKQIIFQDELPRNATGKVLKRKLKEQFQD from the coding sequence ATGGACACAAACTCCGAAATGCACACCCACCCTAATTTTTACGCTATGCTGACTGCAGCCTGCCAAAAAAACGGTAAAGGCACGGTCATTTTCAACGACAAAGAAAAAATCAGCTATTCCTCCCTCAAACGCGAAGTAGAAACCGTCGCCGCCTATCTGCAACACCAAGGCGTACAATATGGCGACAGGGTCGCCCTTGTCGTTTCCAACTCTCCCGAATTTATTGCCGCCTATTTCGCCATTACTTCCATCGGCGCGGTAGCCGTCCCACTCAACGTCTTTTTGAAAAGCGAAGAATTTTCCTACATCCTCAATGACTGCGGCGCACGCTTTATGTTCGCATCCGCGCCGTTGGCCAAAGAACTTAAAAACATCAAAGCCAAAACCAAAGTCAATAAAATTATCTGGATTGGTGAAACCAACGCCGCCAGTGGCGATGACAGCTATTTCGATGCCGCGCGTACATTCCCCGGCAAGCCGAATCTGAGCCGTCAGCCGTCCGTCAACGATTTGGCGCACATTATCTACACTTCCGGCACAACCGGCCATCCCAAAGGCGCATTAATCAGTTACAGCAATCTGTTTTCCAACCTTTCGGGTATCGAACAAATTTTCCAAATCTCGCAAAAAGACCGCTTCGTCGTCTTCTTGCCCATGTTCCACAGCTTTACGCTGACCGCCATGGTTTTGCTGCCGATATCTCAAGCCTGCTCGATTATTTTGGTCAAATCCGTCTTCCCGTTCTCCAACGTGTTGAAACAGGTTTTGCTCAAACGCGCTACCATTTTCCTCGGCGTACCGGCTATTTACACTGCCATGAGCAAAGCCAAAATCCCTTGGTATTTCAGATGGTTCAACCGCGTCCGTCTGTTTATCAGCGGCGGCGCGCCTTTGGCCGGACAAACCATTGACGACTTTAAAGCCAAATTCCCGCGCGCCAAATTACTGGAAGGCTACGGCTTGAGCGAATGCTCGCCCGTTGTGGCCGTCAATACGCCTGAGCGCCAAAAAACCGCCAGTGTCGGCGTCGCCCTGCCCGGCTTGACCGTGAAAGCCGTCGATGACGAATTAATCGAAGTGCCACGCGGCGAAGTGGGCGAACTCATCATCAAAGGCGGCTCAGTCATGCAGGGCTACCTCAATATGCCTGACGCCACAGATGAAACCATCGTCAACGGTTGGCTGAAAACCGGCGACTTCGTTACCATAGACGAAGACGGCTTCATCTTCATCGTCGACCGCAAAAAAGACCTGATTATCTCCAAAGGCCAAAACGTCTATCCGCGCGAAATCGAAGAAGCCATCTACAAACTCGAAGCCGTGGAAGCCGCCGCCGTAATCGGCGTGAAAGACCAATACGCCGATGAAGAAATCATTGCCTTTATCCAACTCAAAGAAGGCATGAAACTGGAAGAAGCCGAAGTCCGCAGCCACCTGCGCGGCCTGTTGGCAAACTTTAAAATCCCCAAACAAATCATCTTCCAAGACGAGCTGCCGCGCAATGCGACCGGCAAAGTGTTAAAACGCAAACTCAAAGAACAGTTTCAAGACTAA
- a CDS encoding ABC transporter ATP-binding protein, translated as MTTPILEIENLNGSFPSKQVLHDINLTLQPGRKLALVGESGSGKTVLSQGIMRLNPMVSFEGSLKYCGTDLLTQPERALQKLRGREIGMVFQEPMTALNPVMRVGEQIAEVLSLHLGLDKKQAWARAIELLDETGIHQPEQKAQAYPFQLSGGQRQRAMIAMAVSAQPKLLIADEPTTALDVAVQAQILDLLSRLQEEHGMTMLYITHDLNLVRRFADDVAVMRDGRILETGKANEVFANPQHEYTKMLLNAGTTRRVAPLPENPATVLKAEQIAFSVKESDGWFKKRDKIILNPVSFDLKSGETLGIIGESGCGKTTLAKAVMHLIDSEGSLNINGEPWRHELRREIQMVFQDPFGAFNPRMNVFDTVSEALRVHEPSMPREEMRRRVQEVLKQVGLPEDALERYPHAFSGGQRQRLAIARAIIVRPKILVLDEPTSALDVQWQQQILELLSGLQKEYGLAFIIISHDLAVIRAISHRVMVLKDGKIVEEGECENVFANPSSDYTRHLIAHSGHMVQEAV; from the coding sequence ATGACGACACCTATACTCGAAATCGAAAACCTAAACGGCTCCTTTCCGAGCAAGCAAGTCCTGCACGACATCAACCTGACTTTGCAACCCGGCCGCAAGCTGGCATTGGTCGGCGAGAGTGGCAGCGGCAAAACCGTATTGTCGCAAGGCATTATGCGCCTGAATCCGATGGTTAGCTTTGAAGGCAGTCTGAAATATTGCGGAACCGATCTGCTGACCCAGCCCGAACGCGCCCTGCAAAAACTGCGTGGCCGCGAAATCGGCATGGTGTTTCAAGAACCCATGACCGCCCTCAACCCTGTCATGCGCGTCGGCGAACAAATCGCCGAAGTCCTGTCCCTGCATTTGGGTTTGGACAAAAAACAGGCATGGGCGCGCGCTATCGAACTCCTGGACGAAACCGGCATCCACCAGCCCGAGCAAAAAGCCCAGGCATACCCTTTCCAACTTTCCGGCGGCCAACGCCAACGCGCCATGATTGCCATGGCTGTATCAGCCCAGCCCAAGCTCCTGATTGCCGACGAACCGACCACCGCTTTGGACGTTGCTGTCCAAGCCCAAATTCTCGACCTGCTTTCACGCCTGCAGGAAGAACACGGCATGACCATGCTCTACATTACGCACGACTTGAACCTTGTGCGCCGTTTTGCCGATGATGTCGCCGTTATGCGTGATGGCCGCATCCTCGAAACCGGCAAAGCAAACGAAGTCTTCGCCAATCCGCAGCACGAATACACCAAAATGTTGCTCAACGCCGGCACAACGCGCCGAGTGGCTCCATTGCCTGAAAACCCTGCCACCGTCCTTAAGGCCGAACAAATCGCCTTTTCCGTCAAAGAATCAGACGGCTGGTTTAAAAAACGCGACAAAATCATTCTCAACCCCGTTTCTTTCGATCTCAAATCGGGGGAAACATTGGGCATTATCGGCGAAAGTGGCTGCGGCAAAACCACGCTGGCGAAAGCCGTTATGCACCTTATCGATTCCGAAGGCAGCCTGAACATCAACGGCGAGCCATGGCGACACGAATTGCGCCGCGAAATCCAAATGGTGTTCCAAGACCCGTTCGGCGCATTCAATCCGCGCATGAACGTCTTTGATACCGTTTCCGAAGCCTTGCGCGTTCACGAGCCTAGTATGCCGCGTGAAGAAATGCGCCGCCGCGTTCAAGAAGTCCTTAAACAAGTCGGCCTGCCCGAAGACGCCCTCGAACGCTATCCGCACGCATTCTCCGGCGGCCAGCGCCAACGCCTCGCCATCGCCCGTGCCATCATTGTCCGCCCGAAAATCCTCGTATTAGACGAACCAACCAGCGCACTCGATGTCCAATGGCAACAACAAATCCTTGAATTGCTCAGCGGCCTGCAAAAAGAATACGGCCTCGCCTTCATCATCATCAGCCACGACCTCGCCGTCATCCGCGCCATTTCCCACCGCGTGATGGTGTTGAAAGACGGTAAAATCGTTGAAGAAGGCGAATGCGAAAATGTGTTTGCCAATCCAAGCAGCGACTACACGCGCCATTTGATTGCACACTCCGGCCACATGGTTCAAGAGGCCGTCTGA
- the trxA gene encoding thioredoxin TrxA: protein MSSELIIHASDASFEQDVLKSDVPVLLDFWAPWCGPCRMIAPILDDIASEFQGRLKVVKINIDENEVTPAKFGVRGIPTLMVFKNGENVATKVGALAKGQLTAFVEASIA from the coding sequence ATGAGCAGCGAATTGATTATCCACGCCAGCGATGCCAGCTTCGAACAAGACGTTTTGAAATCCGACGTACCTGTATTGCTGGACTTCTGGGCACCATGGTGCGGCCCTTGCAGAATGATCGCCCCAATCTTGGACGACATTGCCTCCGAATTCCAAGGCCGTCTGAAAGTCGTTAAAATCAATATCGACGAAAATGAAGTCACTCCTGCCAAATTCGGCGTTCGCGGCATCCCTACCCTGATGGTGTTCAAAAACGGCGAAAACGTTGCCACTAAAGTCGGTGCCTTGGCTAAAGGCCAACTGACTGCATTCGTTGAAGCCTCTATCGCTTAA
- a CDS encoding DUF2322 family protein — protein sequence MSFQDNLAAMPAIDHLSGLDILDKEGNVVHHIPNAPGKQGSLKLYHALAQEFDGKLDAAAAERGLAWFAEHVADAEANPGKHPNIDLLFKVKAENASLILKPLAA from the coding sequence ATGAGCTTCCAAGACAATCTGGCCGCCATGCCTGCCATCGATCATTTGAGCGGCTTGGATATTCTCGATAAAGAGGGCAATGTGGTTCATCACATTCCCAATGCCCCCGGCAAACAAGGCTCGCTCAAGCTTTACCATGCTTTGGCGCAAGAGTTTGACGGCAAGCTGGACGCAGCAGCGGCAGAACGCGGCTTGGCATGGTTTGCAGAACATGTTGCCGATGCCGAAGCCAATCCAGGCAAACATCCGAATATTGATTTACTGTTTAAAGTGAAGGCTGAAAATGCCAGCCTGATTTTGAAACCATTGGCTGCTTAA
- the upp gene encoding uracil phosphoribosyltransferase: protein MNVTVINHPLVRHKLTLMREADCSTYKFRTLTTELARLMAYEASRDFEIEKYIIDGWCGSIEGDRIKGKTLTVVPILRAGLGMLDGVLDLIPTAKISVVGLQRDEETLKPVSYFEKFVDSMDERPALIIDPMLATGGSMVATIDLLKAKGCRNIKALVLVAAPEGVKAVNEAHPDVTIYTAALDSHLNEHGYIIPGLGDAGDKIFGTR, encoded by the coding sequence ATGAACGTTACCGTTATCAACCACCCTTTAGTCCGCCACAAACTCACGCTGATGCGTGAAGCGGATTGCAGCACTTACAAATTCCGCACGCTTACCACCGAGTTGGCACGTCTGATGGCATATGAGGCCAGCCGTGATTTTGAAATTGAAAAATACATTATTGACGGCTGGTGCGGCTCTATTGAAGGCGACCGCATCAAAGGCAAAACGCTGACCGTCGTCCCGATTTTGCGTGCCGGTTTGGGTATGCTAGACGGCGTACTCGACCTGATTCCGACTGCCAAAATCAGCGTTGTCGGCTTGCAGCGCGATGAAGAAACGCTAAAACCGGTTTCTTATTTTGAAAAATTTGTCGACAGCATGGACGAACGTCCCGCGCTGATTATCGACCCAATGTTGGCGACCGGCGGCTCTATGGTTGCCACCATCGACCTTTTGAAAGCCAAAGGTTGCCGTAACATCAAAGCATTGGTATTGGTTGCCGCACCGGAAGGCGTGAAAGCCGTCAACGAGGCGCATCCTGATGTAACCATCTACACTGCCGCGCTCGACAGCCACTTGAACGAACACGGCTACATCATCCCCGGCTTGGGCGATGCCGGCGATAAGATTTTCGGTACACGTTAA
- the grxD gene encoding Grx4 family monothiol glutaredoxin has translation MSSIHDQIKEVVTTHRVVLFMKGTKQFPQCGFSSRAVQILNAAGCTDYVTVNVLENDAVRQGIKEYSDWPTIPQLYVNGEFVGGSDILMEMYEAGELQELLKA, from the coding sequence ATGTCCTCTATCCACGATCAAATCAAAGAAGTCGTAACCACCCACCGCGTCGTATTGTTCATGAAAGGCACGAAGCAATTCCCGCAATGCGGCTTCTCTTCCCGTGCCGTACAAATCCTGAATGCGGCAGGTTGCACCGACTATGTGACTGTCAACGTATTGGAAAACGATGCCGTACGCCAAGGCATTAAAGAATACAGCGATTGGCCGACCATTCCTCAACTGTACGTTAATGGCGAATTTGTCGGCGGTTCTGACATTTTGATGGAAATGTACGAAGCCGGCGAACTGCAAGAATTGCTGAAAGCTTAA
- a CDS encoding glutamate-5-semialdehyde dehydrogenase has translation MSYIEQMGKNAQKASKTLISLGSVEKNNLLRQVAKDLVEQAEMILAENARDLVAAKENGISDIMLDRLRLNHERIKGIAEGVEQVADLQDPIGQVVRGYTNLDGLKIVQKRVPLGVVAMIFESRPNVSVDAFSLAFKTGNAIILRGGRDAIYSNTALIAVIRQTLVKAGMDADVVQLVEDTSHAAAEELMQAVDYIDVLIPRGGARLIQTVKEKSKVPVIETGVGNCHIYVDDSADLEMAVDIVVNAKTQRPSVCNAAESLVVHEKIAEAFLPKLEEAVAKVHPVEFRADQEALRMFKNAVLATEEDYSTEFLDYIMSVKIVKTVEEAVDWINGHTTHHSEAIVTQSIAHAEFFQESIDAAAVYVNASTRFTDGFVFGLGAEIGISTQKMHARGPMGLEALTSTKFYINGNGQIRR, from the coding sequence ATGAGCTATATCGAACAGATGGGCAAGAATGCCCAAAAAGCCAGTAAAACGTTAATCAGCTTGGGAAGCGTGGAAAAAAACAATCTGCTGCGTCAGGTTGCAAAGGATTTGGTTGAACAGGCTGAGATGATTTTGGCGGAAAATGCCCGCGATTTGGTCGCTGCAAAAGAAAACGGCATTTCGGACATTATGCTCGACAGGCTGCGCTTGAATCATGAACGCATCAAAGGCATTGCGGAAGGTGTTGAGCAGGTTGCCGATTTGCAGGACCCGATTGGGCAGGTTGTCCGCGGTTATACCAATCTGGACGGCTTGAAGATTGTTCAAAAACGCGTGCCTTTGGGCGTGGTTGCCATGATTTTTGAAAGCCGCCCGAATGTTTCGGTCGATGCGTTCTCTCTGGCCTTTAAAACCGGCAATGCTATTATTTTGCGTGGAGGTCGCGACGCGATCTATTCAAATACCGCATTGATTGCCGTCATCAGGCAGACTTTGGTAAAAGCGGGAATGGATGCCGATGTGGTGCAGCTGGTCGAAGATACCAGTCATGCTGCTGCCGAGGAATTGATGCAGGCAGTCGATTATATTGATGTGCTGATTCCGCGAGGCGGCGCGCGCTTGATTCAGACGGTGAAAGAGAAATCGAAAGTTCCCGTCATTGAAACCGGAGTCGGTAATTGCCATATTTATGTAGATGACAGTGCCGATTTGGAGATGGCGGTCGATATCGTCGTGAATGCCAAAACGCAGCGCCCAAGCGTGTGTAATGCCGCTGAATCTTTGGTTGTTCATGAAAAGATAGCGGAGGCGTTTTTGCCCAAACTGGAAGAAGCCGTTGCCAAAGTGCATCCGGTCGAATTTAGAGCCGATCAGGAAGCACTGCGTATGTTTAAAAATGCTGTTTTGGCAACCGAGGAAGATTACAGTACCGAGTTTCTTGACTATATTATGTCAGTCAAAATAGTGAAAACAGTGGAAGAAGCCGTCGATTGGATTAACGGCCATACGACGCATCACTCGGAAGCGATTGTGACCCAAAGTATTGCCCATGCCGAGTTTTTCCAAGAAAGCATTGATGCGGCGGCGGTTTATGTCAATGCATCCACTCGGTTTACCGACGGCTTTGTGTTCGGATTGGGCGCGGAAATCGGGATTTCCACCCAAAAAATGCACGCCCGCGGCCCGATGGGTTTGGAAGCGCTGACTTCGACCAAGTTCTACATCAACGGCAACGGTCAGATCCGACGTTGA
- the proB gene encoding glutamate 5-kinase, with protein MKRDFEAVKRIVIKIGTSSLVLPNGKINLAKIDQLAFVISSLVGKGKEIVLVSSGAMGFGLNVLNMEKRPVEMAQQQAVSSVGQVAMMSLYSQIFSHYRMTVSQILLTRDVVEYPESLANVTNAFESLLSIGVIPIVNENDAVSVDEMDHATKFGDNDRLSAVVAKIVKADLLIMLSDIDGLFDKNPAVHADAKLRSHVADITEEIIASAGGSGSKFGTGGMLSKIKSAQMMFEHHSQMVLMNSANPRDILQVLDGAPIGTWFAQEK; from the coding sequence ATGAAACGAGATTTTGAAGCAGTAAAACGCATTGTCATTAAGATTGGAACCAGTTCTTTGGTGTTGCCAAACGGTAAAATCAATTTGGCAAAAATCGACCAACTGGCCTTTGTCATTTCCAGCTTGGTCGGAAAGGGCAAGGAAATTGTGCTGGTGTCTTCCGGCGCGATGGGCTTTGGGCTGAATGTCCTTAACATGGAAAAACGTCCGGTGGAAATGGCGCAGCAGCAGGCTGTTTCCAGCGTCGGCCAAGTGGCCATGATGAGCCTTTACTCGCAGATTTTTTCCCATTATCGGATGACGGTATCGCAAATCCTGCTGACGCGCGATGTGGTCGAATATCCGGAAAGTTTGGCAAACGTTACCAATGCTTTTGAATCCCTGCTTTCCATCGGCGTCATCCCTATTGTCAATGAGAATGATGCGGTCAGCGTGGACGAGATGGACCATGCCACCAAATTTGGCGATAACGACCGTTTGTCGGCAGTCGTGGCGAAAATCGTTAAAGCCGATTTGTTGATTATGTTGTCCGATATCGACGGTTTGTTTGATAAAAATCCGGCTGTTCACGCCGATGCCAAGCTGCGCAGCCATGTTGCCGATATTACCGAGGAAATTATTGCTTCTGCCGGCGGATCGGGCAGTAAATTTGGTACGGGCGGCATGCTCAGTAAGATTAAGAGCGCGCAGATGATGTTTGAACATCACAGCCAGATGGTGTTGATGAACAGCGCCAATCCGCGCGATATCCTTCAGGTTTTAGATGGCGCGCCTATCGGAACGTGGTTTGCACAAGAGAAATAG
- a CDS encoding inositol monophosphatase family protein, with the protein MNPFLNTAFKAARKAGQMMIRAAGNLDAVKVDSKAFNDFVSDVDRSSEMILVEALKEAYPHHKITCEEGGSHGKATAEYEWIIDPLDGTTNFLHGHPQYAISMALLNKGVLQEALVYAPERNDVYMASRGKGALLNDRRIRVSNRIELNRCLIGTGFPVVDQSMMDKYLAILKDFLAKTAGGRREGAASLDLCAVAAGRLDGFFEFNLKPWDIAAGALIVQEAGGIVTDMSGNEGWLESGDIVAANPKVLAQMLKIISDHQ; encoded by the coding sequence ATGAATCCGTTTTTAAATACCGCTTTCAAAGCCGCCCGTAAAGCAGGGCAAATGATGATTCGCGCCGCCGGCAATCTGGATGCCGTCAAAGTAGACAGCAAAGCATTCAACGACTTCGTTTCCGATGTTGACCGCAGCTCCGAAATGATTTTGGTGGAAGCGCTCAAAGAAGCCTATCCGCATCACAAAATCACTTGCGAAGAAGGCGGCTCCCACGGTAAAGCCACCGCCGAGTACGAATGGATTATCGACCCGCTCGACGGCACAACCAACTTCCTCCACGGCCATCCTCAATACGCCATCTCTATGGCACTCCTGAACAAAGGCGTGTTGCAAGAAGCTTTGGTGTACGCACCTGAGCGCAACGACGTATACATGGCTTCCCGCGGCAAAGGCGCGTTGCTCAACGACCGCCGCATCCGTGTCTCCAACCGCATCGAATTGAACCGCTGCCTGATCGGCACCGGCTTCCCTGTTGTCGATCAAAGCATGATGGACAAGTATCTGGCGATTTTGAAAGATTTCTTGGCCAAAACCGCCGGCGGCCGTCGTGAAGGCGCGGCTTCTTTGGATTTGTGTGCCGTTGCGGCAGGCCGTTTGGACGGTTTCTTCGAGTTCAACCTCAAACCTTGGGATATTGCCGCCGGTGCATTGATTGTCCAAGAAGCAGGCGGTATCGTTACCGATATGTCCGGCAATGAAGGCTGGTTGGAAAGCGGCGACATCGTTGCGGCCAATCCTAAAGTATTGGCGCAAATGTTGAAAATTATTTCCGACCATCAATAA
- a CDS encoding RNA methyltransferase, with the protein MTSEKPALPAYLDNIRIILTRTSHPSNIGSAARAMKTMGLNKLTIVTPNLMATPMTENPPVFDPDHPQSFKLPEESFILASGAADVLENATIAASLDEALADTTIACALTSRRREITAPLQTPRELVPELLQAANRGEKVALVFGNETFGLNIEEVQACNRLMTINGNPDYFSLNLAQAVQVVCYEIFSQTDSPMTHLQQEDHAATHEQIKGMVAHMESVMTDIGFFNRRNGERLMRRMQSLFGRANTQTEDIDILRGFFNTVSHRIHKKD; encoded by the coding sequence ATGACTTCCGAAAAACCCGCCCTGCCCGCTTATCTGGACAACATCCGCATCATCCTCACGCGCACCAGCCATCCTTCCAATATCGGCTCCGCCGCGCGCGCCATGAAAACAATGGGCCTGAACAAACTGACCATCGTCACCCCCAATCTGATGGCAACACCGATGACGGAAAATCCGCCCGTGTTCGACCCGGATCATCCGCAATCGTTTAAATTACCGGAAGAAAGTTTCATCCTCGCTTCCGGCGCGGCAGACGTTTTGGAAAATGCCACCATTGCCGCCTCTTTGGACGAAGCCCTTGCCGACACCACTATCGCCTGCGCCCTGACCAGCCGCCGCCGCGAAATCACTGCGCCGCTGCAAACCCCGCGCGAGTTAGTACCCGAATTACTGCAGGCCGCCAACCGTGGCGAGAAAGTGGCGCTGGTCTTCGGCAACGAGACTTTCGGCTTGAACATCGAAGAAGTCCAAGCCTGCAACCGACTGATGACCATCAACGGCAATCCCGACTATTTCTCGCTCAACCTCGCCCAAGCAGTGCAGGTCGTGTGCTACGAAATCTTCAGTCAAACCGATTCGCCCATGACTCACCTGCAACAGGAAGACCATGCCGCAACCCACGAGCAAATCAAAGGCATGGTCGCCCACATGGAAAGCGTGATGACCGACATCGGCTTTTTCAACCGCCGCAACGGCGAGCGCCTGATGCGCCGCATGCAGAGCCTGTTCGGCCGCGCCAACACGCAAACCGAAGACATCGACATCCTGCGCGGTTTTTTCAATACTGTCAGCCACCGTATCCATAAAAAAGACTGA
- a CDS encoding DUF1853 family protein: MTDIRISMNYALDALWWKLTSQPVRDLASLLTAPPLWQSGCELSVRELLGEHGFRYLLALDADPAPLTDYLAQRAPFGHRLGIYAEELLAFWFANAPHAKLHAYNLPVFSDGQTLGAADFVVSLNQQPYHIELACKYYGGDQVQNLRGLNTKDTLPDKAAKLVQQSQLLHTPQGKATLAAQDLPENPLPASIVRGIGFFPQGFHAFEPPLNPYGWRGVYIQDWAEYGFERQEARYHLLDRMAYLAPARVAETETLNETEIRRIDQGLIAVLELRPDGFWHEIERIMKAV, from the coding sequence ATGACTGATATTCGGATAAGCATGAATTACGCCCTAGACGCATTATGGTGGAAACTCACCAGCCAACCCGTCCGTGACCTCGCCTCGCTGCTGACTGCGCCGCCTTTGTGGCAAAGCGGTTGCGAATTGAGCGTGCGCGAACTATTGGGGGAACACGGTTTCCGCTATCTTTTAGCATTGGACGCCGATCCCGCTCCGCTGACGGATTACCTTGCCCAACGCGCCCCGTTCGGTCACCGTCTCGGCATTTACGCCGAAGAACTGTTGGCTTTTTGGTTTGCCAACGCGCCGCACGCCAAACTGCACGCATACAATCTGCCCGTTTTTTCAGACGGCCAAACTTTAGGCGCCGCGGATTTTGTCGTTTCCCTCAACCAACAGCCCTACCATATCGAGCTGGCGTGTAAATACTACGGCGGAGACCAAGTGCAAAACCTGCGCGGCCTCAATACTAAAGACACGCTGCCGGACAAAGCCGCCAAACTGGTGCAGCAATCCCAGCTGCTGCATACGCCGCAAGGCAAAGCAACCTTAGCCGCACAAGACCTGCCGGAAAATCCGCTTCCTGCTTCCATCGTGCGCGGCATCGGCTTTTTTCCACAAGGTTTCCATGCTTTTGAGCCACCGCTTAATCCATACGGCTGGCGCGGCGTCTATATTCAAGATTGGGCGGAATACGGGTTTGAACGCCAAGAAGCGCGCTACCACCTGCTCGACCGCATGGCCTATCTTGCACCTGCGCGTGTTGCCGAAACCGAAACATTGAATGAAACCGAAATCCGCCGTATCGACCAAGGCTTGATTGCCGTTTTGGAATTACGGCCGGACGGCTTTTGGCACGAAATCGAACGCATTATGAAGGCCGTCTGA